ACCGCACCGTCAGTCTTCATCGAAGTTGCGCCTGCCCCTTCATAGGCGGTAACGTTCAGGGAATCCTCGATATGCAGCTCGCGCGGCTTGCCGTCAAGCCCCGGGCGGTCATAATCATAGATCCGGTATGTAGTATCCGAATTCTGCTGGATTTCGGCAACAACGACTCCTGCGCACAAGGCATGTACAGTACCGGCAGGAATGTAGAAGGAATCTCCGGCAGATACCGGAACCTCCTGAAGGCTGTCCATCACCGTTCCGTTCTCCAGCGCTTCCTTCAGCACCTCGCGGGTTACGCCTTCCTTCAGGCCGTAGATGATTTTGGCGCCGGGTTTGGCATCCAGCACGTACCACATTTCGGTTTTGCCCAGCTCGCCCTTGGGCAGTCCGGCATAATCATCCGTAGGGTGCACCTGCACGGAGAGGTTATCATTGCAATCCAGCAGCTTGATGAGCAGCGGGAATCTACCGCCTTCTTCCGTGATGCCCTTGCTGCCGAACCATTCACGGCCGAACTGCTCACGGATGGCATCCAGGCCTTGTCCGGCCAGCTCGCCGTTGACTACCGAGGAGGTGCCGTTCGGATGGTCGGCAATCATCCAGCCTTCACCGATATGGCCTTCCGGCAGCGCGAGGCCGAATTTCTCCAGCGCCCGGCCTCCCCAGACACGTTCTTTGAACTCCGGCTGAAATTTCAGAGGATATGGCTTTGTCATAATTACATCTTCCTTCCTGATCATATGATGAGTTTATTTGCGGGAAAAGCCG
This region of Paenibacillus sp. FSL K6-1096 genomic DNA includes:
- a CDS encoding type I phosphomannose isomerase catalytic subunit — protein: MTKPYPLKFQPEFKERVWGGRALEKFGLALPEGHIGEGWMIADHPNGTSSVVNGELAGQGLDAIREQFGREWFGSKGITEEGGRFPLLIKLLDCNDNLSVQVHPTDDYAGLPKGELGKTEMWYVLDAKPGAKIIYGLKEGVTREVLKEALENGTVMDSLQEVPVSAGDSFYIPAGTVHALCAGVVVAEIQQNSDTTYRIYDYDRPGLDGKPRELHIEDSLNVTAYEGAGATSMKTDGAVAGEWLQLAASPYFIVEKGIVSGEWQLATTDDSFTILVICEGSGHLIWEGGSQPYAAGECYLLPSSLGAYSIEGQSTVLRSYLP